A window of Argopecten irradians isolate NY chromosome 1, Ai_NY, whole genome shotgun sequence contains these coding sequences:
- the LOC138309515 gene encoding uncharacterized protein, giving the protein MERCMFPSYLVFSLLIVLSQLKQYSTTQLTTMVLHEETKSWADARQVCSQGGGKLLSIQDHEKRADLIYMDSLPSWNHRVMTADLWFGLHTDVGASCDTVQYQWDDGEPLGSWSDWYVGSYTEPNLCTDDLCIRISQSKWKTISCSRQYGFVCEYIGGTCGFETMSNKAFVRGPESGNELDLNNIFIRMQSSNNLASCLEACQTSTIGELECWFVVTNSTNSDVCHLLYTTDKYLADKADNTTITSDAIIRTKRCGNVAVNGETSTTSPPVTTTSCVSLTTTTIPVTTTAAETTTQTETTSTVQQTTTTVVPTTAVTAQTTEGVKCLKYSNQTISYTDSELQEQLQHLRDELTVIKNSTNKHLRTLISVYDGRASATNIGVVGSILLGAIPLLFFIGDLPVLYRHIRGRWEEEDDEEENDECDIVLGDG; this is encoded by the exons ATGGAGCGGTGTATGTTTCCGAGTTATTTGGTTTTCAGTTTGCTCATAG TGTTAAGCCAGCTCAAGCAGTACTCTACCACTCAGCTCACCACTATGGTATTACATGAAGAGACAAAGTCCTGGGCAGATGCCAGACAGGTCTGCAGTCAGGGAGGTGGAAAGCTCTTGTCCATCCAGGACCATGAAAAGAGAGCTGACCTCATTTACATGGACTCGTTACCATCATGGAACCATAGAGT TATGACGGCTGACCTTTGGTTCGGGCTCCACACAGACGTAGGGGCTTCATGTGATACGGTTCAATACCAATGGGATGACGGAGAACCCCTAGGGAGCTGGTCAGATTGGTACGTAGGATCGTACACAGAACCTAACTTGTGCACCGATGATCTATGCATAAGGATATCCCAATCCAAATGGAAGACCATCAGCTGCAGTAGACAGTATGGATTTGTCTGCGAGTATATTGGCG GTACGTGTGGCTTTGAGACTATGAGTAACAAAGCTTTCGTGAGGGGGCCAGAAAGCGGAAATGAACTGGATCTTAATAACATTTTCATAAGGATGCAATCAAGCAACAACTTGGCTTCCTGTCTGGAGGCGTGTCAAACCTCCACCATTGGGGAGTTAGAATGCTGGTTTGTCGTAACCAACAGCACTAATTCCGACGTCTGCCATCTACTCTACACCACAGACAAATATCTGGCAGATAAAGCAGATAATACAACTATTACATCGGATGCAATCATCCGTACTAAACGCTGTGGCAATG ttgCCGTTAATGGTGAAACATCGACAACATCACCGCCAGTCACAACAACATCCTGCGTTTCCTTGACGACAACAACAATACCGGTTACAACAACGGCAGCAGAAACAACAACACAGACAGAAACTACTTCAACCGTTCAACAAACGACAACAACGGTTGTGCCAACAACGGCTGTCACAGCCCAAACAACAGAAGGggtgaaatgtttaaaatacagCAATCAAACAATTTCATATACTGACAGCGAGCTTCAGGAACAGCTGCAACACCTTAGGGACGAACTTACTGTAATTAAGAACAGTACCAATAAACACCTCAGAACACTGATTAGTGTATACGATGGTCGCGCCAGTGCCACAAATATTGGGGTGGTCGGTAGTATCCTGCTCGGAGCCATTCCTTTGCTATTCTTTATAGGAGACTTACCCGTTTTATATAGACACATCAGAGGACGGTGGGAGGAGGAGGACGATGAAGAAGAGAacgacgaatgtgacattgttcTAGGGGACGGATAA